From the bacterium genome, the window CCGAAATGACTTTCGCCGAATACAAAAAGATGATGGAAGAGGCCTTGAAGGGATTTCCTCAGGAGCAGAAGCGGGAGAAAGAGGAGGGCAAGCCGGAATATGAGTGGCAGACGCCGATCGTCAAGGCTCAGAACCTCAATGAAAAACAGACCATCAACAATTTCGCCTGCAACCATTACCTGGTGACCGTCACCACAATCGGTAAACAGCTCGCTACCGGCAAGCTGGATACCCTGGTGCTCTCGGCAGACATGTTCAACAGCATCAATGTCGGCAAGGCGATGAAGCAGATCTCCGACTTTGATCTGCGGCTGGCTCAGGCCCTTGGTCTGGATGAAATGAAAAAGCTGGCTGGTCCGCTGGCTGCCCAGTATGGCGATCAGATGAAAAAATTGGCCGAGGAGATGAAAAAGGTCGAGGGCTACCCCGTTCGCACTGAAATGGTCTTCTCGATGACGCGCCATTCCATGCCGGAGAAATCCAGGGATGACCAGGAGGTCGCCGGGGAGGAAAAGGAAGAACCGCAGACGACCGATGTCCGGGACGTCAAGGGCGCCCTGGGAGGCATGTTCGGCAAAAAGATGAAGGAGATGGCCAAAGCCCGGGCGGACAAGTCCAAAGAGAACAAGGCCAGCGGTGACGAGAAGAAAAAGGGCTTCTTTCATACCACCACCGAACTGAAGAGCATCACAGTCGGCGCCGTTGCAAGCGAACAGTTTGAGGTGCCTGCGGGCTACCAGTTGCAAAAGAACAAGAGTAACTAGATCTTGCCGCCTGGCTCACGTGGCCACCTGGCCCCGAAATCTCGCTCCCACCCGTTCGACTGCCGCTCTCGCTTCGACCCGGTCTTCTACCTCTCTCGCTCCCACCCGGTTCGTCATGGTAGAACGCGAATCCGGGTGGGGCCGAGATCGGGGGGCTCGTTCCGCGCACCACCCCGCCCCGCCCTTCTCGCGCCCATACGAATCCATACTCTCGCTCCCACCCACTATCCGCTTTCACACCAGTAACCGGCGGATGGGCACCAATGCCTCTTTCGATGAAAAGATCAAGGAAACGCTGAAAAAAGCAATCTCGCCGATCTGGTCGTCCTCCCCGGGGACCACTTCACTATTCCGCCTTAATAGATCCGCGATCTCTCGGTGGTCCTCACTGTGCTTGACGGCCGGATTATCTTTGAACGCGCCGCAAGTGAAACCATCCCGCCCAGGTAAACTCCGCGGCTCTCCGCTGTCCCGGATTTCGGGGCGGCGAAAACGCTTCTCACCCCTCACCCGGCCATGTGATCCCCCGCACAAGGCGGTAACTCTCCTGTACGCAACTTGCGGCTGTGCCTGTATGTAATAACACCAGCACACCACTCCTGCCTCAGGGCTTCAGACCGGGTGCAGTCGTGAATTCATTTTATCAATTCTAAAATATGCGGGAGACCCCATCATGCAGTGTAAACGATCCAAAAATATACTCCCGATAGTTCTCTGGATGTTTATCCTCCTGGCACTGCCGCTTTATGGACAGCCCTGGCACACCCAGGTGCTCTATCATGATAATCTCGACAACCCTAACTCCAAAGCCATCGGTACAATGCAGAACACGGACGGGGTCTTTATTTCGGGCAAGGGCTGGCAGGCCGTCGCCTCCACCAGTAAACTTTTCATTACCCTGCCCGCTGAACTGCCCTGGGAGGGTTCGCTTGAGGTCGACGTGACCAATTTTGACCCCGCGGAGCAGGCGGATGATCCAGAGATCAAGTATCACTGCATCAACATCTGGTCACGGCCGGAGGCGGACAAGGATGCTTATGAGACCCAGGCCTCCTGGACCCAGATCCGCACCTCCGGACATGACAAGTACAGTGACGGTGACGGGCGCGCGGGCTTTAAATGGCTCACCCAGACCCATGGCTCGGGGGATGACTCCCGCGAGGAGGACTATTACCTCTTGAACAAGGATTGGGACAAATCCAAAACCTACACTTTTCGTATCGTCTGGACTGCCGACAGGGCCTTTCTCTACCTGAACAATGTCCTTCTTGGCGACTACTACAGAAACCGGACCTACCATAACTTTTCCGGCCGACTGGAACCCTTCCGCTATATCTTCCTCGGCAAGGAGAACCTGATTTGGGGGTATGAAGCCCAGATCGGTCCGATCTATTCCAATTTGACCATCTATGGACCGGACGGCAGCACTCCTCCTCCTCCACCGCCACCCCCCGATACCACCGAAGTGCCTGATCCCTCGGGCAAGGGCTTTACCGATGTGACTGCCTATTCCCTCACCGGCGGCTATTCCTCCTCGGGCTACGGTCAGGGCAGCTCCTTTGGTGATCTGGACAAGGACGGCCGGATCGACCTTTTCGTCAGCAACGGCACCAGCTACGGCCCCATGCCTGACCTGCTCTACATGAACGAGGGGGATGGAACCTTTAGCGAAGAAGCTGCCGCACGCGGAACGATCAGCCGGGGATTGACCAAAGCGATCCTGCTGGCTGACCTCGACAATGACGCGGATCTGGACGCCTTTTTCGGGAATGTCCCCCTCGCAGCGGGCGATCCGGCCGGCATCAACGCCCTCTATCTCAACAATGGCGACGGCTTTTTCAACGAGAGCGGTGCGGCGGCCGGCCTGCGGCAGACGGTGAGAACATCCAACGGCAGCGTGGCTTTCGATATGGAGGGGGATGGCGATCTCGATCTCTTCATCGTCAACTCCGGTGAGTTCAACGAACTCTATGAGAATGACGGCAACGGCCACTTTACCCTCGTGTTGCGCGGGGTCGAGGGAAGCGTAGAGGATACCCAATTTGTCGGGCGTCAGGGCGCAACCTCCGGCGATATCGACAATGACGGCGATATCGACCTCTATATCTGCCGGCGTCAGGAATCGACCAGTCAGCCGGCGCCCAACTGGCTCTTCATCAATGACGGACAAGGCCACTTCACAGAAGAGGCGGCGTCGCGCGGAGCCGCAATCGACGGCCGCTCCCACGGCGCCACTTTCGCGGATATTGACAATGACGGCGATCTCGACCTCTTCGTCGTCAACTATCTTCTGACCTCAGGAAATGTGCCCCTGCTCAACGTCCTGATCAACGACGGCACCGGTCACTTCATCGACCGCTCGTCGACCTACAATCTGCCTGTCAGCGGCTATACCGCTGCCTTTGGCGATATGGACAACGATGCTGACCTCGATCTGCTTCTTCTGCGTAATGGCGAAAAAGATGCCGGCGCCAAACCGCAGCTCTTCTGGAACGACGGCAGCGGGAGATTCACCCTCGCCGAAAACTGCGGCGTGGAGGTCTCGGCCGCTGATGCGCGCAGCGCGGCGCTGGCCGATGTGGACCAGGACGGCGATCTCGACATCTATATGGCCTGCGCCAAAGGGGCTAACCATCTCGTACGCAATGACCTCGACAACGGTTATAACTGGATCGATATCCTTTGCACTGGCCCTGGCGGCGATCTGGGCGGCATCGGCTCGAAAGTGATCCTCTATGAAGCGGGCCACCTCGGCGAAGCCGGATTTATCATCGGCTACCAGGAGGTGGGCAGCCAGTTCGGCTATATGAGCCAGAACCCGGTCCTGCTCCATTTCGGGCTCGGCACCCGCGCCACCTGCGACGTTCGCGTCATCCTGACCGATAAGCAGACGATCGATATCGAAGGCGCGGCCGCCCGCCAGCTTTTACAGCCTGCGGCCGCGGAGCCGGCACGCATCCCGACCATGAGCAAGGGGTCGGGCGACGGTCAGGTTCTCACTCCAGGCCAGGAGTTTGCGAATGATTTCACCGCCCGCATCATGGATCAGCACGGTCTTCCGTTCGTCAACCAACCGGTTCTCTTTGAGGTGCTCGAGGGAGGAGGCCACCTTCGCGGTAAGACGCGTCTGGAAATCTTTTCCGACGATGAGGGTTATGCCAGCGTCCACTGGACCCCCGGCCCCTACAAGGGGGTTGCCAATCTTCTCAAGGCCTCCGCATGGCTGGACGGCGCAGAGATCGCCGGATCACCGCTCACTTTCTTCTACCCGGCCGCCGACCTGAGCGCGATTTTCTCGAGTGTCATTGCCTCCTCGCCCATCTATGGAGACGGGAGCGCCAAGTCGGATATCGTCGCTACCCTGCGCAACAGCAGCGGCCAGCCCCTCGGCGCGGGCTATACGGTCGAACTGTTTGCGAGCGGCAGCGGTTATGTTCTGAGTGTCGCCGATACCCTGACCGATGCCCAGGGCCGCGTCATGGCCACCCTTTCAGCTTCGCAGCCGGGCGAATACGTCGTTCATGCCCGGGTCAAGGGGATCGGCAGCACCCTGGCCGACAGCGCGGTGGTCACAGCCCTGCCGGTGGTGGTGCCCAATCAGCCGCCGCAGATTTACACCTATTTCCCGACCGAGAATCCGGTTTACGGCCAGTACTACACTCCCCTCCGTTTCGCGCTGACGACTGTCCACGACGCTGACGGCGATTCCCTGCACTACCTCTGGCGGATCAATGATGTCGTCGCCTCCACAGACAGCCAGATGATACTCTATCCGACGATCGAGATGGGACAGGTCTATTTGGTCACCGCTCTGGTGATGGACAAGGAGGACACCGCCCGCGTCGATTGGCGGGTGCTGGTCGCTCTCACCGGAGTGGAGGAGGAAGCCGCTTTTCCCACCGCTCTGCGCCTGCAGCAAAACTATCCCAACCCATTCAACCCCTCTACTACTATTACAGTCGAGGTGCCGGAGGCGATGGAGGCCAGCCTTGCGATCTTTAACAGCCGCGGGCAGAGGGTGCGCCTGCTCCAACAGGGTCTCCTTGCCCCAGGGGTGATAAGCTGGAATTGGGATGCCCGGGATGACTCCGGGCATCCTCTGCCGAGCGGGATATACCACGCTGTGTTGCGGAGAGGGCAGGAGGTGCAAATCCGCCGGTTGCTCTTTATGAAATAACGCTGCCGTGTGTCCTGAAAACAAAAAAGCCGGGTTCTTCGCCCGGCTTTTTTAATACGCCGAATACACTGCGCGGCGTCGGCTGATCTCGGTGCTGTGCCGGGTTAACGAGGACGACGGAATTCCGGCCTCCGTAGGGATTCCAGCTCAGTCTCGGCCCCAGCGGGACCGGCGATCCAGAATTTGCCATTACAGGAGAAAAAATAGACGTGGGGATTCTCCTGGGCGAGGCCGGGCAGCCCGTTGAGTTCACGCTCGGGGCTGCGTTGTTCGGTTTTCAGTTCCGCCATACGTTTGCCGTACTCTACCCGAACCTTTGCTGCCGCTCCACCGTGAAGCATCCTACACTCGCTGCCAAAGATCGATGTCGACGATCCCATTCTGTTCGCCGCTGCAGATGGTTCCCTTGTAGTCGACCTTGCCGGAGTAGATCACGTTGGTTAGGAGCCGGAAGAGGCTGTTCTTGGAGAAAGGCTATCCGCCGCGCTCCCGACCCTTCTTGGTGGTCCACTACTTGTTTTTCCAGCCGCGCCGTTCGATTTCCTGAACGACAGGGATCAAGGCTTTGTGTTCCAGGCAGAGCGGGGATATCCCCCGAACCGGCACTGAGCCGCCCTCGTTGACGATCAGCCTTCCGCTTTTCGGGTTCACGTCATATCTGAGAACCGGCATTCCACCGACCCACTCGCCCTTGCGCCGGGCGGCGAATATTTTGTCGCGGGTGCGCTCCAAGACGATCTCCCGCTCGAACCGGGCAAGGGATAAAAGGATGTTCAAGGTGAGACGCCCAATGGAACAGGTTGTGTTGAACTGCTGGGTGACCGAGACGAAGCGCACGGAGTGCTTCTCGAAGAGCTCCAATGCGCAGGCAGGTAAAGTCCAGAAGGGACCGGCTCAGCTGATCCACCTTGTAGACCAGCACGCAATCAAATTCGCCCGCCCCGATGCCAGCAATGAGCCGCATGAGGGCTGGCCGCTCCAATGGCGATGCCGAAGAAATTGAACGTCACCCTCCGTAATCCGATCGTCTCTGCAGGCGCGGGCGGGAAAAAGCTATCCCGATGCCGCTCCAGGCGTTCATATCGTCCATAGCGCAGGATATTCTACGTACTTCTCAAGCGCAACAGCGCCTTGTAGGTGCGCAGGATCGAATCGTCTCGCGCCAGGCACTTCAGGACATTCACCTCCGGATACTCTTCATGCAGCTTGATCCAGGGCGTG encodes:
- a CDS encoding FG-GAP-like repeat-containing protein — translated: MQCKRSKNILPIVLWMFILLALPLYGQPWHTQVLYHDNLDNPNSKAIGTMQNTDGVFISGKGWQAVASTSKLFITLPAELPWEGSLEVDVTNFDPAEQADDPEIKYHCINIWSRPEADKDAYETQASWTQIRTSGHDKYSDGDGRAGFKWLTQTHGSGDDSREEDYYLLNKDWDKSKTYTFRIVWTADRAFLYLNNVLLGDYYRNRTYHNFSGRLEPFRYIFLGKENLIWGYEAQIGPIYSNLTIYGPDGSTPPPPPPPPDTTEVPDPSGKGFTDVTAYSLTGGYSSSGYGQGSSFGDLDKDGRIDLFVSNGTSYGPMPDLLYMNEGDGTFSEEAAARGTISRGLTKAILLADLDNDADLDAFFGNVPLAAGDPAGINALYLNNGDGFFNESGAAAGLRQTVRTSNGSVAFDMEGDGDLDLFIVNSGEFNELYENDGNGHFTLVLRGVEGSVEDTQFVGRQGATSGDIDNDGDIDLYICRRQESTSQPAPNWLFINDGQGHFTEEAASRGAAIDGRSHGATFADIDNDGDLDLFVVNYLLTSGNVPLLNVLINDGTGHFIDRSSTYNLPVSGYTAAFGDMDNDADLDLLLLRNGEKDAGAKPQLFWNDGSGRFTLAENCGVEVSAADARSAALADVDQDGDLDIYMACAKGANHLVRNDLDNGYNWIDILCTGPGGDLGGIGSKVILYEAGHLGEAGFIIGYQEVGSQFGYMSQNPVLLHFGLGTRATCDVRVILTDKQTIDIEGAAARQLLQPAAAEPARIPTMSKGSGDGQVLTPGQEFANDFTARIMDQHGLPFVNQPVLFEVLEGGGHLRGKTRLEIFSDDEGYASVHWTPGPYKGVANLLKASAWLDGAEIAGSPLTFFYPAADLSAIFSSVIASSPIYGDGSAKSDIVATLRNSSGQPLGAGYTVELFASGSGYVLSVADTLTDAQGRVMATLSASQPGEYVVHARVKGIGSTLADSAVVTALPVVVPNQPPQIYTYFPTENPVYGQYYTPLRFALTTVHDADGDSLHYLWRINDVVASTDSQMILYPTIEMGQVYLVTALVMDKEDTARVDWRVLVALTGVEEEAAFPTALRLQQNYPNPFNPSTTITVEVPEAMEASLAIFNSRGQRVRLLQQGLLAPGVISWNWDARDDSGHPLPSGIYHAVLRRGQEVQIRRLLFMK
- a CDS encoding recombinase family protein, which translates into the protein MRFVSVTQQFNTTCSIGRLTLNILLSLARFEREIVLERTRDKIFAARRKGEWVGGMPVLRYDVNPKSGRLIVNEGGSVPVRGISPLCLEHKALIPVVQEIERRGWKNK